From the Lathyrus oleraceus cultivar Zhongwan6 chromosome 4, CAAS_Psat_ZW6_1.0, whole genome shotgun sequence genome, one window contains:
- the LOC127074361 gene encoding uncharacterized protein LOC127074361 — MQSLETMGEREPSNGYCSSSGEEDGDAAWRAAIDSVAGASSYITSFMNGVSSTNNSDPKKHSVQNPKTPKLKHYQLKAQKLLDEMLESTIEIVKVPVLHQDEDPTINDCGIRLFRHSKPGVILDHADEPQPPRKRPKIVPGEDIDEKSKKFRRRIQSIVVEGKDLIAAANDAHKKSLARLEAKDAAAKAAAKKEEERVEKLKKIRGERWLPSMAKEMKVKH; from the exons ATGCAGAGTCTTGAAACAATGGGAGAAAGGGAACCCAGCAATGGCTACTGCAGCAGCAGTGGCGAAGAAGACGGTGACGCAGCATGGAGAGCAGCCATCGATTCCGTTGCCGGAGCTTCCTCCTATATCACTTCCTTCATGAATGGTGTTTCCTCCACCAACAACAGTGACCCCAAGAAGCACAGTGTCCAAAACCCTAAAACCCCAAAGTTAAAGCACTACCAACTAAAG GCACAAAAGCTCTTGGATGAAATGTTGGAAAGTACTATAGAGATAGTGAAAGTTCCTGTCCTTCACCAAGATGAGGATCCTACTATCAATGATTGTGGCATTCGTTTGTTTAGACATTCTAAACCAGGAGTTATTCTTGATCATGCAG ATGAACCTCAACCGCCAAGGAAGCGGCCTAAAATAGTTCCGGGAGAAGACATTGATGAGAAATCAAAAAAG TTTAGAAGAAGGATTCAGTCTATTGTTGTAGAAGGGAAAGATTTAATTGCTGCAGCAAATGATGCACACAAGAAGTCATTGGCTAGACTAGAAGCCAAAGATGCCGCAGCGAAAGCTGCAGCCAAGAAAGAGGAGGAAAGAGTTGAGAAATTGAAAAAGATCAGGGGAGAGAGGTGGCTACCGTCCATGGCCAAGGAGATGAAGGTCAAACATTAA